GCATAGCGAGTGGTGACCGACGTGTCCACCCGCGTGAACGACGATCCGACGGACGGGGAACTGAGCGACGAACCGGCCGGAACCGCCACGATCGAAGCCTACGAGA
The Salinilacihabitans rarus DNA segment above includes these coding regions:
- a CDS encoding DUF7331 family protein; this encodes MTDVSTRVNDDPTDGELSDEPAGTATIEAYETEDGVVFYDAENPLAWVEATRPLVLDDLA